In Rhizobium rhododendri, a genomic segment contains:
- a CDS encoding carbohydrate ABC transporter permease → MSSYSVTEPSGRQKWFAGILVILYAAITLLPLLWIIGTGFKSPADAIAYPPKMIFEPTVEGYVNLFTTRTRVPEEQLKALGEPTTWYDKLVRKEGVVITGASRFAERFTNSVIIAFSSTVLCIALGTAAAYAFSRFKVPFKDDLLFFILSTRMMPPIAVAIPIFLMFRSMGLSDTHAGMILLYTAVNLSLSVWLLKGFIDEIPIEYEEAALIDGYTRFQAFYKVALPQAVTGIASTAIFCLIFAWNEYAFAVLLTSGNAQTAPPFIPTIIGVSGQDWPAVAAGATIFLVPVMVFTILLRKHLLRGITFGAVRK, encoded by the coding sequence ATGAGCAGCTATTCCGTAACCGAGCCTTCGGGGCGTCAGAAGTGGTTCGCCGGTATTCTGGTTATCCTCTACGCCGCAATCACACTCCTTCCGCTTTTGTGGATCATCGGCACGGGGTTCAAATCGCCTGCAGACGCGATCGCCTATCCCCCCAAAATGATCTTCGAACCGACGGTCGAAGGATATGTCAACCTCTTCACCACGCGTACCCGTGTGCCTGAGGAGCAACTCAAGGCGCTCGGAGAGCCGACGACCTGGTACGACAAACTGGTTCGTAAAGAAGGTGTGGTCATTACGGGTGCGTCCCGTTTTGCCGAGCGGTTCACGAACTCCGTCATCATCGCGTTTAGTTCGACCGTACTTTGTATCGCTCTCGGCACGGCCGCTGCCTATGCCTTCTCGCGGTTCAAGGTACCGTTTAAGGACGACCTGCTGTTCTTCATTCTTTCGACACGCATGATGCCGCCGATCGCCGTCGCCATCCCAATTTTCCTGATGTTCCGCTCCATGGGCCTCAGCGACACGCATGCTGGCATGATCCTTCTCTATACAGCGGTCAACCTGTCCCTGTCCGTGTGGCTGCTCAAGGGCTTCATCGACGAGATCCCGATCGAATACGAAGAAGCTGCCCTCATCGATGGCTACACGCGCTTCCAGGCCTTTTACAAAGTCGCGCTGCCGCAGGCCGTTACCGGCATCGCCTCAACCGCAATCTTCTGCCTGATCTTCGCATGGAACGAATATGCCTTTGCCGTTCTCCTGACCTCAGGCAATGCGCAGACAGCACCGCCGTTCATCCCGACCATCATCGGCGTCAGCGGCCAGGATTGGCCGGCAGTGGCCGCCGGAGCAACGATCTTCCTGGTTCCGGTCATGGTCTTCACCATCCTGCTTCGCAAACATCTTTTGCGCGGCATCACCTTCGGAGCGGTTCGCAAATGA
- a CDS encoding carbohydrate ABC transporter permease — MLHSPIDRVASATPPAIAARVKGLSDRAIAWIFVAPSIVLLLAINIFPLIWTIRLSFTNIRVNRPNAPVEFVGLRNYISILTDNDIWQSMQATAHFLIWTIVLQVLIGFSLAYLINKKFRGNDLWTTIIVLPMMLSPAVVGNFWTFLYQPQIGLFNYVVGFLTGNEPSSFSMIASTSLAPWAIVIVDTWMWTPFVMLICLAGLRSIPASIYEAAECDRASKWRQFWTITIPMVLPFLMLAVLFRGIENFKMFDLVVQLTGGGPGSITELTSINLKRAAFEQWRTGYASAYAVILFVTVFGLASIYVKALNKVKQR, encoded by the coding sequence ATGCTCCATTCACCGATCGACCGGGTCGCCAGCGCGACTCCGCCCGCAATCGCGGCACGCGTCAAAGGTCTTTCTGATCGCGCCATAGCCTGGATTTTTGTAGCGCCCTCGATCGTCTTGCTACTCGCCATCAACATCTTTCCATTGATTTGGACGATCAGGCTTAGTTTCACGAATATCAGGGTCAACCGGCCCAACGCACCTGTCGAGTTCGTCGGCTTGCGCAATTACATCAGCATTCTGACGGACAACGATATCTGGCAGAGCATGCAGGCGACCGCGCATTTCCTGATCTGGACCATCGTCCTGCAGGTGCTGATCGGCTTTTCGCTTGCCTATCTGATCAACAAGAAATTCCGCGGCAATGACCTCTGGACGACGATCATCGTGCTTCCGATGATGCTGAGTCCCGCGGTTGTCGGCAACTTCTGGACTTTCCTTTATCAGCCGCAAATAGGCTTGTTCAATTACGTGGTTGGCTTCCTCACAGGGAACGAACCCTCCAGCTTCTCGATGATTGCAAGTACGTCTTTGGCGCCCTGGGCGATCGTCATCGTCGATACCTGGATGTGGACGCCCTTCGTGATGCTGATCTGCCTTGCCGGCCTGCGTTCCATACCGGCCAGCATCTATGAGGCGGCCGAATGCGACCGTGCGAGCAAGTGGCGCCAGTTCTGGACGATCACCATTCCAATGGTGCTGCCGTTCCTGATGCTGGCGGTTCTCTTCCGCGGCATCGAAAATTTCAAGATGTTCGATCTGGTGGTCCAGTTGACGGGCGGCGGTCCCGGTTCGATCACCGAACTGACCTCGATCAACCTGAAGCGCGCTGCTTTCGAGCAGTGGCGAACTGGCTATGCATCCGCCTATGCCGTCATTTTATTCGTTACCGTATTCGGCCTGGCGTCGATCTACGTCAAAGCTCTGAACAAGGTGAAACAGAGATGA
- a CDS encoding ABC transporter ATP-binding protein, protein MAQIRIQNVRKDFGAFNAVKSSTFTVEDGEFFMLLGPSGCGKTTTLRMMAGLELPTSGEIYIGGEEVGMKRAGERDIAFVFQMFALYPHMNVRRNISYPLVSQGMREAEVTKRVAEVAKILQIESILDKPVGRLSGGDRQRVALGRAIVRNPKAFFMDEPLGALDAEFREHMAEELRALHDRMGATTVYVTHDQLEAMQMGDKIVVMNHGVVEQFGKPQQIYDWPATKFVAKFIGSPPMNFLEFEGVMAAGGNQVSLCGYDVKVPASRDERQGKLALGVRPEHVRFRDDSSFRGRVVATEYLGTTQIVTIDTAHGAIKARTRSNQSARVDELIGLDFDTKTLTIFDSASGNALISEANEGVLRRG, encoded by the coding sequence ATGGCACAGATCAGAATTCAGAATGTGCGCAAGGATTTTGGGGCATTCAACGCGGTAAAGTCTTCCACCTTCACCGTGGAGGACGGAGAGTTCTTCATGCTTCTCGGCCCTTCCGGATGCGGCAAGACGACCACTTTGCGAATGATGGCCGGCCTTGAGCTTCCAACCAGCGGCGAAATCTACATCGGCGGCGAAGAGGTCGGCATGAAAAGGGCAGGCGAGCGGGATATCGCCTTCGTCTTCCAGATGTTCGCTCTTTATCCCCATATGAACGTCCGCAGGAATATTTCCTATCCCCTGGTCAGCCAGGGCATGCGCGAGGCGGAGGTCACCAAGCGTGTCGCCGAGGTGGCGAAGATTCTGCAAATCGAGAGCATCCTCGACAAACCCGTCGGCCGCCTATCCGGCGGCGATCGCCAGCGCGTCGCACTCGGCCGTGCCATCGTGCGCAACCCGAAAGCATTCTTTATGGACGAGCCGCTCGGCGCACTCGACGCTGAATTTCGTGAGCACATGGCGGAAGAGCTGCGCGCTCTGCATGATCGCATGGGCGCCACCACTGTTTACGTGACACATGATCAGCTGGAAGCCATGCAGATGGGCGACAAGATCGTTGTGATGAACCACGGGGTCGTCGAGCAATTCGGCAAACCTCAACAGATCTATGACTGGCCGGCGACGAAGTTCGTCGCCAAGTTCATCGGCTCGCCACCCATGAATTTCTTGGAATTTGAAGGCGTAATGGCAGCCGGTGGTAATCAGGTTAGCCTCTGCGGGTACGACGTGAAGGTTCCAGCCTCCCGAGACGAACGCCAAGGGAAGCTCGCGCTTGGTGTGAGACCCGAACATGTCAGGTTCAGGGATGATTCATCGTTTCGGGGCCGTGTGGTCGCCACCGAATATCTCGGTACGACCCAGATCGTCACAATCGATACCGCACACGGAGCAATCAAGGCTCGAACCCGCTCGAACCAGTCCGCCCGTGTCGATGAACTGATTGGTCTCGATTTCGATACCAAAACCTTGACCATCTTCGACTCGGCAAGCGGAAACGCCCTTATCTCCGAGGCCAATGAAGGAGTGCTGCGTCGTGGCTGA
- a CDS encoding ABC transporter ATP-binding protein, which translates to MAEVILKSINKSFAGHRALDGVSMVVPDGSFVVLLGPTGAGKTTTLRMVSGLDTPDSGDVIIGGRSMRGLTPAQRNVAMVFQQYSLYPHLSVRQNLEFPLKSPLLKTPQNVINEKVKAIAEILQISHKLDNKATALSGGEMQRVSIGRALVRNPQIYLMDEPLSSLDAKLRSDLRIELKSIQAKSGATLLYVTHDQVEAMTMATHVGVLQNGKLVQFGSPREIYEQPVSLYAATRLGQPRINVVPAELFPGAPAKAKSIGLRPEHIGQCDGQDATVTRVEHLGDQTRLHLMFKTHNLITVTDAHTELKGGETIKIKPNKPLYFDVDGMRLV; encoded by the coding sequence GTGGCTGAAGTCATCCTCAAAAGCATAAACAAGTCATTCGCCGGCCATCGCGCCCTCGACGGCGTTTCGATGGTCGTCCCGGATGGATCGTTTGTCGTTCTTCTCGGCCCGACAGGTGCCGGCAAGACAACGACATTGCGAATGGTTTCCGGGCTGGACACGCCCGACAGCGGTGATGTTATCATTGGCGGACGCTCAATGCGCGGTCTCACGCCCGCGCAGCGCAATGTCGCAATGGTCTTCCAGCAGTATTCCCTCTATCCGCATCTCTCGGTGCGCCAGAACCTGGAATTCCCATTGAAGTCGCCGCTGCTGAAGACACCGCAAAATGTCATAAACGAGAAAGTGAAGGCGATTGCAGAAATCCTGCAGATCTCACACAAGCTCGATAACAAGGCGACAGCCCTTTCGGGTGGCGAAATGCAACGTGTGTCCATCGGACGCGCGTTGGTCAGAAACCCGCAAATCTACCTGATGGATGAGCCTTTAAGTTCGCTCGACGCCAAGCTCCGATCCGATCTTCGCATCGAGCTCAAGAGCATCCAGGCCAAATCGGGTGCGACTTTGCTCTATGTCACCCACGATCAGGTCGAAGCGATGACGATGGCAACCCATGTCGGCGTCCTCCAGAACGGCAAGCTTGTCCAGTTCGGCTCTCCACGCGAGATCTACGAACAACCCGTCAGCCTGTATGCGGCGACCCGCCTCGGGCAGCCACGCATTAATGTCGTCCCTGCGGAACTCTTTCCCGGTGCGCCGGCAAAGGCCAAATCCATTGGCTTGCGGCCGGAACATATCGGTCAGTGTGATGGTCAGGATGCGACAGTAACCCGCGTCGAACATCTGGGCGATCAGACCCGCCTCCATCTCATGTTCAAGACGCACAACCTTATCACCGTCACCGACGCCCATACCGAACTCAAGGGCGGCGAAACCATCAAGATCAAGCCAAACAAGCCGCTCTACTTCGATGTGGACGGCATGCGCTTAGTTTAA
- a CDS encoding LacI family DNA-binding transcriptional regulator, with the protein MRPTAKDLAEAAGVSLATVDRVLNGRPNVSKKAVRQVNEAIHRIGFVPNPAAVSLARNKSYRFRFVLPNSGDLYLRELIRRVEELKSALQGDLTYLDYIQIATDDAHGVAKYLSRAEEEDIDGLALMAPESPQVRDAVARLLKRNIKVIQFLSGQEKLATADFVGVDNFAAGATAGKLIGRLSFHRQGKVMVVAERMQSLDSIQRRHGFDSVINQHFPDIRALPSIETHADERRANQIIERVLENNKDIIAVYVLSAEARVPLSAIAAHSDLSNLTVVVHERTIFTEEALRDDRIDAVIAQDPGHAVRSAVRIMRARADAKEPLAAQEKIRIEILLKENL; encoded by the coding sequence ATGCGGCCGACAGCAAAAGACCTCGCAGAGGCTGCGGGCGTCAGCCTCGCGACGGTCGACCGCGTATTGAACGGTCGGCCTAACGTGAGCAAGAAAGCCGTAAGGCAAGTCAACGAAGCCATCCATCGGATTGGCTTTGTTCCTAACCCCGCAGCCGTGAGCCTCGCACGCAATAAAAGCTATCGATTTCGTTTTGTCCTGCCAAACTCGGGCGATCTGTACCTCCGAGAGCTTATAAGGCGCGTAGAGGAATTGAAATCAGCGCTACAGGGCGATCTCACTTACCTCGATTACATCCAGATCGCGACTGACGACGCACATGGCGTTGCGAAGTATCTTAGCAGAGCCGAGGAAGAAGATATTGACGGCTTAGCACTGATGGCGCCGGAGTCGCCCCAGGTCCGCGATGCGGTCGCTCGTCTCCTTAAGCGTAACATCAAGGTCATTCAGTTCCTATCCGGGCAAGAGAAACTCGCCACGGCCGATTTTGTCGGTGTGGACAACTTTGCAGCGGGAGCCACGGCCGGAAAATTGATTGGCAGGCTTTCCTTTCACAGGCAGGGCAAGGTGATGGTTGTCGCTGAGAGGATGCAATCTCTGGACAGCATCCAGCGGCGCCACGGCTTCGACAGCGTCATAAATCAGCATTTCCCCGATATCAGAGCTCTTCCGTCCATCGAAACGCACGCCGATGAACGTCGCGCAAACCAGATCATCGAGCGCGTCCTCGAGAACAACAAGGACATTATCGCGGTCTACGTATTGAGTGCTGAGGCCCGGGTGCCGCTTTCGGCGATCGCCGCACATTCAGATCTTTCTAACCTCACGGTAGTGGTCCACGAACGCACGATCTTCACTGAAGAGGCACTGCGCGACGACCGCATTGACGCGGTCATCGCGCAGGATCCGGGCCACGCAGTTCGCAGCGCAGTACGCATCATGCGAGCACGCGCCGATGCCAAGGAGCCGTTGGCGGCGCAAGAGAAGATCAGAATCGAAATTCTTTTAAAAGAAAACCTTTAA